In Parabacteroides timonensis, the genomic stretch ACACCTTTAGATCTTTCATCGAACCGGCTGATATTTGGCCTACGGAACCTGTTAAGTCCTTTTTCTTAACAACCCCATAACCAATAACTACTACTTCATCCAGAGTTTCCGAATCTTCTCTCATTATTATATTTAAATGAGTCTGATTAGCGATTTTAATTTCTTGAGTAAGATAACCGATATAGGAAATCTGCAGAACAGCGTTCTCGCGCACACCTGTTATAATGAACTTACCATCTTGATCTGTAATGCATCCGTTAGTAATGCCTTTTTCGACTATGTTCGCTCCGATAATCGGTTCACCTTTTTCATCGGTGACTATACCGGTAATTTTTTTAGCCAATTGCTGACTTATCCCACTTTGTCGGGAAAGGTCATCCCGTTTGGTAAGTGTAATATTCTTACCAACTAATTTGTATTCCACATTGGTTCCTGTAAATATTTTATTAAGGATTTCAAATACAGGCTCATTATCAGCATTCAGGGAGATATGCCGGTTTACACTGACCTCGTTTCTGTCATATACGAACAGATACTCGGTTTGTTTCTCTATTTCATAAATGATTTCCCGGAGGGAAAGGTTGTCGGCATGTATAGACACCTTTACATTTTGTGAATTGGCTTCTGCCGCAAAAAGGGTACAAACACATGCAAACAAGGCAATAATAGTGATTTTCATAATACGAAATATATGTTTAATTTCGGATATAGATTGTTTACACAAAATATAATTCATAATTTTGTATGTAATAACGTTAGTACTTCGATTAATTATTCAAGGTCGGGAGTCTAACCCTTAACCGGTAAGTGTTGGAGCACTTGCCGGTTTTTTATTTACTTTTTATGTCTGTATCATAGGCTATTAGTATTAAAAGGTTTGACAATAAAATCTATATAAGATTCAAGATTTCTAGGAACTAGATTGTTAACTTAATTAATAATGATCAGATTTTCTTCTTCATCTTTCTTATATGTAAAATGATGGGTAAGTTGCAAAACATCCAAAATATGGTATAAACCGTCTCTTGTCCGGAACTTAGCAGTAGAATGTAGTTTGTTTTGCACAATAGATTTATTATTTACCCGAATGTTCACATCAAAATATAATTCCAACTTTTTTAATACCTCCATCAAAGACTCGTCAAAATAGAGAACTCCTTCACGCCAAAGAAAATAGTCGATGTGCTGCATAGGGACAACAGATAGCTTATTATTTGTCAATACCGCCCGACTATCAGGTGTTAAAGAAAGTACCCGATTTGCAGTAAGATCGGTAATCTCGACTTTTCCTGTTAACAAAGCTGTTTCAAAATCTTTTGATTGTTTGTAAGCCCTTACATTAAAAGAAGTTCCTAACGCCTTAATATCATAGTTGGGGGTAGATACAATAAATGGTTTATCTTTATTTGCTTTTACTTCAAAAAAACCTTCCCCATTGAGACTAACTTTCCGTTTCCCATTAGCGAAACGGGTAGGAAAATTCAAAGTACTACCGGCATTCAACCAAACCAGAGAACCATCGGCTAAAATAAGTTGTGCATTTTGTCCAGCCGGAACATGTATGGTTTGCATAACAACATCTTCCTCTTCTGTATCTACGAATGGCGAACTTATCCAATAATGTAAAGCAAATCCTAAAATAAAGATTGCAGCTATTTCTATTGCTTTCTGCCAGATATTCCTTGGTTTTATCTTCTTATGGAAAAGCATTGTAATAACTTCAGGTGCCTCATGCCAGAAACTCATCTCATATAAACGGCATAGCTGCTGATAATGTTTCATATTCGCTTCATCGGCATCCAGCCATTCTGTAATCAAACGAGATTGTTCATCGGTTGTACGCCCTTCGAAATATAATTGTAGTAACTTATCATCCATATTCTCTCTCCTTTATATATAAGACGATAGCCAGGAGAAGTTCACTAGTAGGAAGTTTGCTTTTTTAATATAAAAACAAAAAATAAAATAGAGGCAAGTAATCTTTTAAGGAAACACGTAAGGCTTTCAATGCTTTTGCAATATGATAATCAACACCTTTCACGGTAATACCCAATGATTGGGCTATTTCTTTTCCGGACTTCTGTTCAAAACGACTCATTTTAAAAACGTTCCGTGTTTGTTCGGGAAGTTCTTCTAGAGTACGATTCAGGATCGTTTGTATTTCTACAGAGAAAATATCTTCCGGATTACATCCTTCAAGAGTTGATATACGAATAGCTAACTCTCGCTGTTGCCATTCTGCCATAGCTTCGAGTCCTTCTTTACGGCCAACCTGTGCTCTGAGGTAATCCTGGGATTTATGTTTGACTATTGTCAGCAACAAGACCAAAGGTTTCTCTACGGTCTCCTTCTTCATTGTTTCCCATAACTTAATAAGGGACTCTGTCGCTATATCTTCGGCGACCTGATCGTTTCGTACATACATCAAGGAGAAGCGGTAGACTTTCTTATAGTACTTTACGTATATGTCGTTAAACTGTTCGATCTGTGACATTGGATTACTAAGAGTCTGTTAAAAAATAGCTAAAATATAATTTAAAAAATGTTTCCGATCAACCCAATAGTTACTTTATTAAAAATAGCTATTAGGCTGACCGAAAACAGAGGGGCAATATATACAGAAAGTTTTGAATGTACAAACTAGAAAGCGTAAATATGATCTTCGGATGATTCGAAACAAAACAAACTTACAAAGACTTATTGATATTCAAATTCTCTTTTATATATTTACGCCATTAAACATTTATATGTATCAACCTTTTATTCGACATATTATTAAAGTCACATGGATATTACTAATAATAGCTACCATATCATGTAACAGAAGCCCTCAGGAGACCAAGCACAAAATTTTGGTTATCGAATCTTTTGAGCCTGAGTATTCCGGATATGATAAAAAAGAAGATAAAATTCACAAAGAGTTTAAGAAACACAATGTGCCTGCTGATATCCGCACATTTTACCTGGATTGCGATTCTTACCTGAATGCCGAAGAAAAAGTCAGGATGTATAATTTCCTTGATACAATATCTTTCTGGAATCCCGAACTGATCCTGGTTTACGATGACCAGGCTGCATATTCACTAATGGCATGCAAACATCCTCTAGCCACAAAAGTACCTATTGTTTTCGACGGAGTCAATTTTCCTAACTGGGCATTGTTAAAACAATATCCCAATATTACTGGCTTCTGGTATAAGCCAGAATATATGAAAACGGTTGAATTGGGAGAAACTATATTTGGCCCCATGTACTTCAATATATGGACAGATAATACATTTCTCGGAAAAAAAACAACGAGCGTTTTTTTAGATGAAGTCAAAAAAGCAGGCATTGAAAGAGTGAACAAACAATTATTTTCTATTGACAGAAATGGTGCATATACATTTACCTTGGACAGTATCACAACAATAAAAGATAAAAGCCTAATACTCAAAAAGCCTGATAAAACGATATTCAGACTACTCAATGCCCGTGAATCTACTTCCAGCGGTTTATTATGGTCACTTTCCGGATTATCCCGTTATACTATATTTATACAAAGCAAAAGAGATTTTGCCTCAAAGCGACTGGGGTTATTCGCTAACGGTCCTACTCTATCTGTGATCAATGAAGGGTTTGGATTGAAAGAAGGTATTCTCGGAGGCTATTTAACATTACCGGAAACACAAAATGCCATTTTACGAGCGGTATAAGTTACCGATCATTATTATTTGTATCCTGTCAGGCATCGCAATTCTCTTCCTTATATATTATCTGATATATCTTTACTTACGGGAAAATCGCAATAAGCAGATCGCTCAGGAAAATCTGAAAAAAGGAGAGCGTTTCCTGTCACTGGCATTAACCGGAGGTAAGGTATATGCATTCCAATTCAGAGATGATATATTTTCTTTCGATAAAGAATTCTATACCGATGCCGGAATAGAAGAAGCACCTCTCTCCACTGAAGGATTCAGGAATTGCATCCATCCTAATAACATAAAAAGTTTTAATGACGATGTTATAAACGCACGGGAAGGAAAAAAACAAAAAAACTTTTCACAAATACGCTGTAACTTTGATGGCAAAGGCTACCAATGGTGGGAATTTCGTTATACATACAACAAGCAAGAAGATATCTTTAATGGTCTTTGCCTGAACATACAGCAAAGTAAAGAAGCCGAGCAGGAACTGATCAATGCCCGTCAGAAATTACACATAGACGTCCCGGCAAAACCGATTATTATCGAAACAGATCCTCTCCGGTTGACACAAGTCATTACAAACTTCATCAACAATGCATCCAAATTCACACAAAAAGGATACATCAAAATAGGCTACACCTACGATATGGCAGAAGAGACAGTAGATATTTATGTTGAAGATACAGGTATAGGAATACCCAAAGAAAAACAACAGGCCGTATTTGAATGCTTCAATAAGCTGGATGAATTCGCACAAGGCACAGGGCTGGGGCTAGCTATCTGCCAGGTTATCATAAAGCGTTTCGGAGGAGAAATCAAGCTCCAGTCTGAAAAAGGAAAAGGCAGTCGCTTTACGA encodes the following:
- a CDS encoding FecR family protein yields the protein MDDKLLQLYFEGRTTDEQSRLITEWLDADEANMKHYQQLCRLYEMSFWHEAPEVITMLFHKKIKPRNIWQKAIEIAAIFILGFALHYWISSPFVDTEEEDVVMQTIHVPAGQNAQLILADGSLVWLNAGSTLNFPTRFANGKRKVSLNGEGFFEVKANKDKPFIVSTPNYDIKALGTSFNVRAYKQSKDFETALLTGKVEITDLTANRVLSLTPDSRAVLTNNKLSVVPMQHIDYFLWREGVLYFDESLMEVLKKLELYFDVNIRVNNKSIVQNKLHSTAKFRTRDGLYHILDVLQLTHHFTYKKDEEENLIIIN
- a CDS encoding RNA polymerase sigma-70 factor, which gives rise to MSQIEQFNDIYVKYYKKVYRFSLMYVRNDQVAEDIATESLIKLWETMKKETVEKPLVLLLTIVKHKSQDYLRAQVGRKEGLEAMAEWQQRELAIRISTLEGCNPEDIFSVEIQTILNRTLEELPEQTRNVFKMSRFEQKSGKEIAQSLGITVKGVDYHIAKALKALRVSLKDYLPLFYFLFLY